DNA from Methanomassiliicoccales archaeon:
CCACCGAAGCTTATCCATGGATTCCCGGTGAGAATTCATACGTCCTGCGATTCGATGTGTTCAAGACCACAGGAGAGACCCATCTATTGAACGAGGTCATACATGTCGATTCTCCCAAGACCAAATTGGACCTGGTGGTAGGCAGCCTGCCTTCGTCATCATCCAATTCAGCCTGGTCCGGGCTCATCTCCCTGCTATACTATAGTAATGACAATTCATGGGGCCCCCCAACCGTTCTGGTATCCACCGCGAGCAAGATCGATTATAGCCCAGAGGCAAAATTGGTACGCTCGGGCGACATGAATGGCGACGGGAGGGGAGATGCCATCGCGGTCATCTACGACTCCGTTTACGGTGCCAAAGGCATCACCAACGTATACGCCTTCATCAGCCAGCCCAACGGTGGGTGGCTACAAAGCATCATCATCATCGATCTCTTCCCCACCACCGGGGAGGGACCTCTAGACTTCAATCTAGAAATAGGGAACGTCGATCAAGATGACGACCTAGACGTCGTCATGACATACAACGGACAGCTCTGGCTGTACAGGAACGATGGGATGTGGACCCGAAGGATGATCGACAATGGTATGGCCGGTATCGAAGGTCTCCAATTGGGTGATATGGACCCGCCCGATACCGAAGGGAACGACCCTGAGAGGTCAATGGACATCGTGGTGGCCAACGGGGGAGAGTTCCGTATATACCGAAATACGGACCTGATCGGCAGTTACGATGTCGACGACATGATCCAGCTATCTGGGGCCTCAGCCCAATTATCAGATTATGCAATATCGGAGGAGACGATCAACGGTACTGTGAGCTCGTATCCGGTCAATTTCTACTCGTATCTGAACACACATGGGGCGCCTGATCCGCAGCTATACGAATTAATAACAGAGGAGGAGACGATAACCAGTCTTTCCATCTATCCGGAACATACGGATGAATCAATTGATACAGTGCCAGACGCCGTGACCGATCTGGATGATAGTGACGATCAGCCCTATACGGTAGGGTATGATGATGTTGCAGCCGTTCTCGATTGGGACCAGACCGGTGTAAGTGAAACGTTCGCTACGTTGAACGTCAAGTTTGTAGTGAATTACACCACGAATGGTTACGATGCTGGTGACAGGATCGAATGGTACGATTCGGTAAATCTTGTATGGATGCCCATGATGACCATCGAGAATACAAACGGTGCCTACAACATCAGTGAATGGGACCTCACCTCATATTTCCCCACTGCAGTAGACCTACCAAACCTGAGGGTCAGGTTTGTCAACACGGGCGATTCCGAAGCCGATACTGTCGAGTTCTATTCCTGGAAGATCAACACGAGTTGGGTGGTAGGTGACGGTCTAGAGCATATATGGAGGTTCCAGGTCACGCCCGGGACGGACCAGATATTCTCAGTCTTCGCTGCCATGAACGAGGTGTCCACGGATGGAGACACCTTCGTGTTCCAATATTCCACAGATATGAGCACCTGGTTAGATCTGGTCACCATCAACAGCATTAACTTCGGGGCACCAAAGACCATATCTCTGCCAGAGGCTGTCAGTGGGGCGGTGTATGTACGGGTGATCGATACCAACGATGTCATAAATAACGACCCTGACCTGAACGGAATCAAAGTGTCACAAATGTACATCGAGACTTTAGCCACCACTACAGACATTGGCGACGTCATTCAGTCCTTCGATCTAGCGGATGTAGATGGGGACGGTAGCACCGACATAGTGGTAGGCACCTACCACTTGAATAAAAAAGAGAGAACCGGACAGATATGGGTGCTCTATAACAGCGTCTTCACGGAGGTGCATGATGGTGTATTGGTCACGACAAGCGGAATCTTCAGGTCCGATAACCACGAAATGTACTACCAATCCGCAGTGAACGGGCCGCTCACCATAGATTCATGGACGGTTGTTGCTGGAAGCTTCTTCAATCCCTACGAAGACCAGTACCTGGATATTATGTTCGCGGATTCGAACGATGTCTATGCCATCGATCTGACCGATAGGACAACTTACAGCACATTGCTAAGCATGAATTTCATGGAGCCGACATCGCCGATTACCGTTATGTTAGCAACGGACGTGGATGGCAATCGTAGGTGCGACCTGATCTTCGGGACCTTGGACGGTCGGATCATAATGTGGGCCAATTACGAAGGGTACACCACATCCTTTGGTTGGCAGTCCTATCTGGTTGACGACCTAAGTGATAGTGTGAACTCCATGGATGCAGCCACGTTCGCCATTTAAAGGATGGTAGGCTCAAACCCTTTCAATCTCATTCATTTTAGCTAATAAGCCGGCACTTCTTTCCAACTCAACAATGACCAAGACCAACCTGGAACGGGATGTCACGTCGATAACCACCCTTGTCATATGGTCCTCCCGCTCTTCATTTAATTTAATAATGCCCCTGCCCCCGTTAACCTTACGATCATAATCCAGAACGAAGGATTCAGCGCTCTCCATATCGAACCTTTTCTTCGCCAGGCGGTGCGTGAAGAACGACTCCTTGACCAGCTCCATACCGCCGATGAGCTCGCAATACCGATCGGAGAACATGTCCTCGTTCATGTCGATGGGGATCAAGGGGGTGCCAAGTTCATCACAGACCTTTAGCGCCTCCAGGTAACAGGGCGGAGGTAGCTGCACTTCGCCGAACTCCTCCAGACCAGCTCGGTATGCTTCTTCCAGTTCGCTGAGCTCGATCTCTTCACCTTGATAGGTGCGTAGACCTTCCAGCTCCTCTGTGGAGATAGATATTGCCACTGCGGACGGTCGCAGCTCAAGAATCGCTGCGCGGACCTTCTCCCCCTCGCTCACCAATCCTTTGATGACCGGTAATACCCTGACCAGGGAACCGTTTACCTTAATCTCTTGCATCCACTTCGCTCCGGACATTGACCATCTTGCGCAGGCGCTCTGATTCATGGATCTTCTTCAATTCGTCACGTCCTATGAGCGCCGTGCCCTCGATGCTATGCCGGGTGCGTAACCGCTCGATGAATATAACCGATTCCTTGCCGGTGATGTTTGACAGGTCTGACACCATCCTCGCCTTGTCCGCCAAACGCGACTCGTCCTTGCCCAGTCCAGTAAGGATCAGGAGGTCCCTGTCGACGGTGAGCGCTTCGAACGGACACTTTACGGTTGGCTTGACCAGTAGCCCCAACTGCATTAGCATGGTGTAGATGTTCTTGCTGAAGTCATCACACTTTTCCATGTCTAGGGCCTTGCTCTCCTGGGCCGGGGGCTTATAGCCGAGGGGGTCCACCGGAACCACGATCACTTTGCCCAGGTACTCTTCCAAGCGCAAAGCGGCGTCGATCATCGCTCCCATCCCGGTCTCGTACATCTGTATGGTACGACGAGAGACCCCAGCAACCTCGGCCAGTGTTCCCAGGCTGAGGCTTCGCTCTTCGCGAACGCGGTGCAATAGCTCGCTGTCCAGACGTACGTATAGTCCGCCCGGTGCGGCAAATATGAATGGCGGCTCATCGTCCACAAGCAGGTCCTTCAGCGTTGCGAAGGCGATTATAGGTATGTCGAAACGAGAATAGACTATGCCCTGCTCCAGATCGCCCGATCCGGAACGTTCGCCCACCAGTACGATCGATCCGCCCAAGGCCTCTGCCAAGACCTTCAGTTCCTCGGCGTTATCCTTTGAGAAGGCATCGATGTTGGTTAGAATCTTTATCAGCAACAGGTTCTGGTCCCGGCGAGCCACAATGTCAAAGCTGATGCTCCTCAGCTTTATCGGCATGGACGCTTTGAATCCAGAACGGAGCAACAGCTCCCTTACGGACCTAATGAGATCCTCTCGCTGCACGGGATGTAATTCGCTATAACTTCTATATAACGTTTGTTAAGAAAAAGAACCAGGCCAGATTTTCAATTAATGGTTATCCTCTGGCCCTGGTCGGCCCGCGGTATTTTATCGATCACGACGGTCAACACTCCGTTATTGTATTCGGCGATCGCGCTGTCCGAAATCACATCGCACGGAAGGTCGATCCGCTTGCTGAACTTCTTCATTTCCGTATCCGCGGAAATGCTCAGATCACGGCCCTCGGAACGCAGGTCTATGTCCTCCTTGTCAACTCCGGGCAATTCAATGATCACCTTGATCCGGGCCTCCTCCTCGATGATATCGATCAAAGGCTCACGCTGACCGGGGTCTGAGGGATGGTGTTCGATCGGGGGTAGATCGCCGAGCCTTTGGACAATGGGGTGTCCGTCTGCCCCCATCCTCATAGAGATACCGTAAATGAACGGGCTCCCGATGCCGTTCAGCGCCGATTCCATGAGGCGGTCCATCTGCTCCCGCATGACCTCGAACTCACCATCGAACGAATTGAACAGACCGTTCCATTCATCACCGTATCTCCGCATTGTCATCTCATCACCTCACGTATTCGAAATCATTGGCGATCTTTTGAAAATCGTTCAACTCCCGAAGGGAGATGGGGCGATGCTTCTCTGCCGCGTCCATGACGTGTTTCATGCTCACCACTGTCTCTTTCATCAACTCCGGGTCATCGCCCTTTCCCGAGGCCACCGCCTCACGTATGGCCGTCATGACCGCCTCATTGGCTATTGCCGCCAGGTCCGCGCCGGTACAACCGTCGGTCTTCTGAGCAACCACTTTCAGATCGACATCCTCCGCCAAAGGCTTGCGCTTGAAGTGGACGTCCAATATGGCCTTCCTGGTCTCTAGGTCGGGGGTGCCCACTTGTATCAGTCGGTCGAAGCGTCCCGGGCGCAGCAGTGCTGGGTCGATGATGTCCGGACGGTTGGTAGCGGCGATGACCACTACATTGTGCAACGATTCCAATCCATCCAGCTCCGTCAGCAATTGCGAGATGACCCTTTCGGTCACATGGGAATCGGAATCTCCGCCTCGCGTCGGCGCGATGGAGTCAAGCTCGTCCATGAAGATTATGCAAGGTGCGGCCTGGCGCGCTTTCCGGAACGTCTCACGCACCGCCTTCTCGCTCTCACCTACCCATTTGCTCAGGAATTCCGGCCCCTTGATGCTGATGAAGTTGCTCTCAGACTCCGTCGCCACCGCCTTCGCCAGCATGGTCTTGCCCGTTCCCGGGGGACCGAACAGGAGCACACCTTTCGGAGGTTCGGCGCTCATGTGCTCGAATAGGTCGGCGTACTTGAGCGGCCACTCTACCGCTTCCTTCAGCTCCGCCTTCACGTCCTCAAGTCCGCCGATGTCATCCCAGTGCAGGTTGGGGGATTCGATGAGCACCTCGCGTAAGCTGGAAGGAGACATTTCCCGCAGGGCGGTGAAGAAATCGTCCTTTTGCACGATTATCCGGTTCAGCACTTCAGCCGGTATGCTATCCGCTTCCAGGTCGAGGTCCGGCAGGATGCGACGCAGGGAGTGCATGGCCGCCTCCTTGCACAGGGCGGACAGGTCCGCGCCGGCGTATCCATGTGTGAGGTCGGCCAAACGTTCCAGGTCCACATCATCGGCCAGAGGCATTCCCCGGGTATGTATCTGCATTATGTCCAGACGACCTCCGCGGTTAGGGATGTTGATCTCGATCTCCCTGTCGAACCGTCCGGGACGACGCAGGGCAGGGTCCAGGGCGTTAGGGCGGTTCGTGGCGCCGATGACGACCACCTTACCGCGGGCCTGCAGTCCATCCATCAGGGCTAAGAGCTGCGCTACGATCCTGCGTTCCATCTCCCCCGAAACCTCGTCCCGCTTGGGGGCGATGGAATCGATCTCGTCAATGAAGATGATAGAGGGGGCGTTCTCCTCCGCCTGTTTGAATATCTCACGTAGACGCTCCTCGCTCTCGCCATAGAACTTGCTCATGATCTCCGGCCCACCGATGGAGACGAAATTAGCGCTAGTCTCGCATGCGACCGCCTTTGCCAACAGGGTCTTTCCTGTTCCTGGGGGGCCGTGAAGCAGCACGCCCTTAGGGGCTTCTACTCCCAACCTCTCGAAAAGCTCGGGGTGTCTCAGCGGGAGCTCGATCATCTCCCGGACCTTCTTCACCTCGTCGCCGAGGCCGCCAATGTCCTCGTAGGTTACCTTCGGTATGCCCGAGGCCGCATCCTTAGTAGGTTTCTCGTTGATCTTGATCTCCGTTCCAGCGGTCAGAAGTACCGCTTCGGTTCCCGGAGAATGCGACATGACCACCAGGTCGATGCGCTTTCCCATGACGTTCAGCTCCACGATGTCGCCGCGCGAGAACACCCGGCCCTCCATCATTTGGCCCAGGTATTCCTCTCCACCCATTATCCGCAATTCCTCGGTCGGAGCGAATGTTATCTTCTGTGCCTGCTTCACCATCACCTTGCGCAATGCGACCTTCTCGTCGATGCTCGCCTGGGCGTTCCTTCGTATCGTGCCGTCTATGCGAATGACGCCACGGTTGGTGTCCTCATTGTACCCCGGCCACACCAACGCCACGGTCTTATTCTTACCTTCGATCTGCACCACATCACCGGCGGTGAAACCAAGTGCTTCCATCACTGCAGGGTCCACCCTGGCAATACCGCGCCCAGCATCCTTGGGCTTGGCCTCTGCGACCTTCAATACCTTATCTGATGAATTCATCTCATTCACTTTTTTTTCAGGTGAAGCGCTTTCACTCCACCTGGATCATGTTTTTCTTCTCTTCGACCACAGGCACCTTCGGTAGGGACATTTCAAGCACACCGTTCTCCAGCTTGGCCTTGATGCCGTCTCGGTCAACGTTCTGCGGCAAGCGGACCTGACGGAAGAAACGCATGCTACCCCGCTCCCGGCGGAGGTAACCCTCCTTCTGCTCTTCCAGTTCTTGCTCCTTGAACGCAGTTATTCTTAGGTTCTCCCGGTCCATCTCGACGGTGACATCCTCTCTGCTCATGCCTGGAAGTTCGGCCTGGACAAGGAATCGGTCCGATTCCTCCTTCATGTCCAGCATCGGCAATCTTGTCCCTTCAACAGCTGTCGATATCCAGCCAGGAACCACCAGTCCGGAGCGCATATCTGAAAATAGATGTTCCACGTCCTCGAAGATCGAGGCGGGGCTCCAGCTCTGGGGGACCAGGTCAACAGATCCCTTTCTCTTACCGATCATGAATCATCACCATACATCATATCAACTAAGAGTTGTTTACTCCTAGTGATATAGAATAGTGTTAGCCCTTCTATATAAATTTTACTTAAGATATTTCTTGATCTCCCGTTCAATTTTGGCGACGGTATCGTTCATGCGGTGTTGCAGTTCTTCCATCTCCTTCTTGATGGTGGGGCCGCCCTCCTTCAACTCCTGCTCCAGACGCCGCAATGCCCGTTCCGCCTCCACTCCTCCTTTCTTAGCATTCTCCGCCGCTTCTTTTACTGCATCCCTGCCCAAACGGTCAATGTCCCCCGCGGCGCTACGCATGGCCTTCTCCAGGTCCGATCCTATGCGCTTCATCTCATGTATGTACTTCTCCAGTTCGCTTTTCTCAGTACTCATCCTCGCTCACCTCCAAACTCGCCAGTATCAGTTCCACAGTATCGTCTCGAAGTCCCAATCCCCGGGCCAGGTCCTTCATCTTTATCCCCGGGTGCTGTATGTATTCGTACACCACCTTACGGCTGAGGTAATCATGGAAGTCGATATCCAAAATGTGAC
Protein-coding regions in this window:
- a CDS encoding Hsp20/alpha crystallin family protein — protein: MIGKRKGSVDLVPQSWSPASIFEDVEHLFSDMRSGLVVPGWISTAVEGTRLPMLDMKEESDRFLVQAELPGMSREDVTVEMDRENLRITAFKEQELEEQKEGYLRRERGSMRFFRQVRLPQNVDRDGIKAKLENGVLEMSLPKVPVVEEKKNMIQVE
- a CDS encoding FG-GAP repeat protein, with the protein product YSWNKKTIQINATDETGLYRTALMTIRVNPSGDSNDNNYTNGDGFGNFDLSGLQGFAIFEWSEWDEKGLAATQQKEFVRTAEDAVVVMISKLVVNTEKENTFQVLNPINKQVLASVSSVSGNDFDYYGHVAGYYIYNVTIHTSELPDISSYYSVSAVITDSYQPTGHSLRISSEIFVAMTDSETPGYPKLFTYNDSSFTNATTEFSTYSPTNNKIYVEVQTDLSNPYILDSGNVEIRDFYWNAQLKRTVASPFQTTSSLTSIASTWNGPVSNLWQVLPVPAEKAPGTYRFVINLQNATEAYPWIPGENSYVLRFDVFKTTGETHLLNEVIHVDSPKTKLDLVVGSLPSSSSNSAWSGLISLLYYSNDNSWGPPTVLVSTASKIDYSPEAKLVRSGDMNGDGRGDAIAVIYDSVYGAKGITNVYAFISQPNGGWLQSIIIIDLFPTTGEGPLDFNLEIGNVDQDDDLDVVMTYNGQLWLYRNDGMWTRRMIDNGMAGIEGLQLGDMDPPDTEGNDPERSMDIVVANGGEFRIYRNTDLIGSYDVDDMIQLSGASAQLSDYAISEETINGTVSSYPVNFYSYLNTHGAPDPQLYELITEEETITSLSIYPEHTDESIDTVPDAVTDLDDSDDQPYTVGYDDVAAVLDWDQTGVSETFATLNVKFVVNYTTNGYDAGDRIEWYDSVNLVWMPMMTIENTNGAYNISEWDLTSYFPTAVDLPNLRVRFVNTGDSEADTVEFYSWKINTSWVVGDGLEHIWRFQVTPGTDQIFSVFAAMNEVSTDGDTFVFQYSTDMSTWLDLVTINSINFGAPKTISLPEAVSGAVYVRVIDTNDVINNDPDLNGIKVSQMYIETLATTTDIGDVIQSFDLADVDGDGSTDIVVGTYHLNKKERTGQIWVLYNSVFTEVHDGVLVTTSGIFRSDNHEMYYQSAVNGPLTIDSWTVVAGSFFNPYEDQYLDIMFADSNDVYAIDLTDRTTYSTLLSMNFMEPTSPITVMLATDVDGNRRCDLIFGTLDGRIIMWANYEGYTTSFGWQSYLVDDLSDSVNSMDAATFAI
- a CDS encoding CDC48 family AAA ATPase gives rise to the protein MNSSDKVLKVAEAKPKDAGRGIARVDPAVMEALGFTAGDVVQIEGKNKTVALVWPGYNEDTNRGVIRIDGTIRRNAQASIDEKVALRKVMVKQAQKITFAPTEELRIMGGEEYLGQMMEGRVFSRGDIVELNVMGKRIDLVVMSHSPGTEAVLLTAGTEIKINEKPTKDAASGIPKVTYEDIGGLGDEVKKVREMIELPLRHPELFERLGVEAPKGVLLHGPPGTGKTLLAKAVACETSANFVSIGGPEIMSKFYGESEERLREIFKQAEENAPSIIFIDEIDSIAPKRDEVSGEMERRIVAQLLALMDGLQARGKVVVIGATNRPNALDPALRRPGRFDREIEINIPNRGGRLDIMQIHTRGMPLADDVDLERLADLTHGYAGADLSALCKEAAMHSLRRILPDLDLEADSIPAEVLNRIIVQKDDFFTALREMSPSSLREVLIESPNLHWDDIGGLEDVKAELKEAVEWPLKYADLFEHMSAEPPKGVLLFGPPGTGKTMLAKAVATESESNFISIKGPEFLSKWVGESEKAVRETFRKARQAAPCIIFMDELDSIAPTRGGDSDSHVTERVISQLLTELDGLESLHNVVVIAATNRPDIIDPALLRPGRFDRLIQVGTPDLETRKAILDVHFKRKPLAEDVDLKVVAQKTDGCTGADLAAIANEAVMTAIREAVASGKGDDPELMKETVVSMKHVMDAAEKHRPISLRELNDFQKIANDFEYVR
- the hsp20 gene encoding archaeal heat shock protein Hsp20, yielding MTMRRYGDEWNGLFNSFDGEFEVMREQMDRLMESALNGIGSPFIYGISMRMGADGHPIVQRLGDLPPIEHHPSDPGQREPLIDIIEEEARIKVIIELPGVDKEDIDLRSEGRDLSISADTEMKKFSKRIDLPCDVISDSAIAEYNNGVLTVVIDKIPRADQGQRITIN
- a CDS encoding transcriptional regulator, yielding MQREDLIRSVRELLLRSGFKASMPIKLRSISFDIVARRDQNLLLIKILTNIDAFSKDNAEELKVLAEALGGSIVLVGERSGSGDLEQGIVYSRFDIPIIAFATLKDLLVDDEPPFIFAAPGGLYVRLDSELLHRVREERSLSLGTLAEVAGVSRRTIQMYETGMGAMIDAALRLEEYLGKVIVVPVDPLGYKPPAQESKALDMEKCDDFSKNIYTMLMQLGLLVKPTVKCPFEALTVDRDLLILTGLGKDESRLADKARMVSDLSNITGKESVIFIERLRTRHSIEGTALIGRDELKKIHESERLRKMVNVRSEVDARD